In Chlorobiota bacterium, the sequence GTCAACGTCGCGCAGGCGGATGCCGCAAAGCTCGGCACGGCGAAGCCCAGTAGAGTAGAACATCTCAAGAATAGCGGCATCCCGTTTCCCGCTGGGGGTTGTGGTGTCGGGGGATTCCATCAGGTGCTCCGCCTCGTTGGAGCTAAGGACGGTAGGGAGTCGTTTTTCGGGGCGCGGAGCAACCACCAGTGCGGTGGGATTTGCTTCGATCAACTCCATCTGGCGGCAGAATTTTGTGAACGATTTCAGCGCGGCAAGCCTTCTGCCAATTGTCCGGCGAGACTGGCCGGCTTTGTGCAGTGCTGCAATGAAACCGCGAACCTCACGCTGGGTTACATCCCCCAGCATTGGGATGTCAACGCCCAGCACGTTCCGAAGATGCTCGGCAAACCGCTCAAGGTCGCTCTGATATGCCTCGATCGTTTTGGGCGAGTACCGCTGCTGAAGCTCTAGATACTCCAAGAACTGGCGCACGGCCTGGTGGAATGGTATGGGCTGCGGCATGGGCTGCGAATGGGATCGGTTGCGTTAAGTATGTTCGGATGGGCAATCTACTACAAGCCCCCCCACGCCCGATCATCCCATGAAGGGAATTTGCTTGTTAGTGTTACCATGCTTTGGGGTCAGGGCTGTTGGGCAGTAGATTTGCCGGTTCATTGGGATAACGTCATTCTTCTTGTCTTGCTCAAGGGCTTACCATGGCATACCCATCCATTGATGCGCTTCAGAAAATTTTGGCACAGGAGGTGTTCGGCTATGCTGCCGACAGGAAGAAGGCAGCAGGCAGGGCTTTAGGGACATTTGTTGAAATCATCACATTGTACGCCCTTGATTCTTGGGGTTATAAAAACTCCATTGCTCTTGAACGATCTATTCCTGAGTATGCGAACCCATTGCTGACCCACAAAGTTGAATTTTCATTGCATCCAATACTGAACAGCACAACTGTTGAGTTACAGGATATTCAACTGCCAATTACTGCCGCTAAAATTACAGGCACGCGGCCCAATAGCAGCAATACATCGGTCGTTCGGAATCTTTCATCGCAGCTACTATCAAGAGATAGCCTTTTGAGGAATGCTTGCATTGTTGGCGAAACAGCTACTGGCTTTCAAGTTGCAAGCCTACGTTCTTACCATGATGCTGCAACGCCAACCGTTGCACAGGTGGAACTGACTGATCTATATCGCCACCCCTTTGCGATTGTAGAATGCAAAAGGGTGGGTGTGGAAGAAGGGGCGCGAAAGGCCCGCAGTCTATTGAAAAAGCAAAGCAAGGAGCATATGTAGCCCGAAGCGTGTCGTCGCTACAGAAAATTCGGCTTCGCAATGGTGAGATAGGCGGTATTCTTCACCATGAAGATAATTCCATTACCTGCCAACCCTATGGCGTTTTATTACAGCAGGTTCTTGCATCGAATCTGCGTTCATTGCTTGAGGGATTTATTCTGACAATTGGCGTTGTTAGCAATCATGGGAATTGGTTCACGGCACAAAATCAGAACAAAGAAATGAAAGTGTTATCCCAATCATACGATTGGCTTTTATTTCTAACGGATAGCGCGCTTGCTCAATTCATCAGTGATGCTTTGCTTGAACCAAATGCGGATATGAAACACGTTCAAGAGGTTTTTCTTCGTAGCTATAGCGGGCAACGCCGGAAGAATTCCTTCACGAAAGTGCAAATTGATCTTGAAGCCGACAGAAAATTGCGTGCATATTTCCATGCTAACCGTTCCGATATTGACAGATGGTTTAGCTTGATAGCCCCGCACAACTCCACCATCAGTGAACTACGTGCCGAGCTTGATGCACTCTCACAAAAAAACTGGAAGACGATCTTGAACCTATGAGTGCTGGACGTACCGTTAATTCATTAAGCCAACATTGGGGAACTCCTCAAAAATACGTTGATGTAATCCGGCGTTTTTTTGAGGGGGTTATTGATCTTGACCCATGCTCTAATCAATACTCCATAATTAAAGCAACTGTGGAATATCACCTTCCCATTCACGATGGATTGCGTGAGTCGTGGAATTATCCAAGGATTTTTGTAAACCCTCCGTATGGTGCCGATCGCGGGCGTGGTACAACCATCAAGCACTGGCTTTATCGTTGTGCCGATGCTCATCGGCGATATTCATCGGAGGTGATTGCGCTGGTTCCCGTTGCCACCAATACTCGGCACTGGAAACAGTATGTCTGGGGTCATGCTACGGCTATTGCGTTCCTGTACGACACCCGCTTGCGATTTCTTGTCAATGGCAAAGATGAAGGCAAAGGTGCAC encodes:
- a CDS encoding tyrosine recombinase XerC: MPQPIPFHQAVRQFLEYLELQQRYSPKTIEAYQSDLERFAEHLRNVLGVDIPMLGDVTQREVRGFIAALHKAGQSRRTIGRRLAALKSFTKFCRQMELIEANPTALVVAPRPEKRLPTVLSSNEAEHLMESPDTTTPSGKRDAAILEMFYSTGLRRAELCGIRLRDVDHANNTVKVLGKGGKERIVPFGGRATQVLREYLGVRSELATAESPDALFLTNRGNPFDGGGIYRVVRRYMKGVTEQKKKSPHVLRHTFATHLLDAGAGIREVGELLGHSSLSSTQIYTHVTIERLKNAYNLAHPRATDDGNDGPPPNQQEP
- a CDS encoding N-6 DNA methylase; the protein is MSAGRTVNSLSQHWGTPQKYVDVIRRFFEGVIDLDPCSNQYSIIKATVEYHLPIHDGLRESWNYPRIFVNPPYGADRGRGTTIKHWLYRCADAHRRYSSEVIALVPVATNTRHWKQYVWGHATAIAFLYDTRLRFLVNGKDEGKGAPMSCAIVYWGNKYHKFHELFIPYGAVVDIRNLKEQPIGILKEIPQPSLLEQLS